Proteins encoded in a region of the Mixophyes fleayi isolate aMixFle1 chromosome 5, aMixFle1.hap1, whole genome shotgun sequence genome:
- the IRX1 gene encoding iroquois-class homeodomain protein IRX-1, which yields MSFPQLGYPQYLSAGQAAVYGGDRQGVLAAAAAAAAAAAAAGSGRPAGTELGSSSTAAVTSVLGMYTSPYSAPNYSAFLPYTTDLTLFSQMGSQYELKDNPGVHPAAFAAHTAPGYYPYGQFQYGDPGRPKNATRESTSTLKAWLNEHRKNPYPTKGEKIMLAIITKMTLTQVSTWFANARRRLKKENKVTWGARSKEDGNLFGSDNEGDHEKTEDDEEIDLESIDIDKIDDNDGEQSNEEEDDKPEHLRQSDKESLKKESDVMLAGTDGLKSKDSLSLVKENSESSNTRIVSPGGQGSLQETPHNKPKIWSLAETATSPDGALKSSPSPPQVNHTSPPIQHPAFLPSHGLYTCQIGKFHNWTNGAFLTQSSLINMRSLLGVNHHHASHHNHHHLQAHQQAPLLANLGTLNNDKATERTSLKHTDRENVPRTDSPPQLKSSFQAVRENSLSQQDGTPRILTALPSA from the exons ATGTCCTTTCCACAGCTGGGCTACCCCCAGTACCTCAGCGCTGGCCAGGCGGCCGTCTACGGAGGGGACCGGCAGGGGGTTCTGGCCGCCGCAGCcgcggcagcagcagcagcggccgCAGCCGGATCAGGGAGGCCCGCAGGAACAGAGTTGGGTAGCAGTTCCACCGCCGCTGTCACCTCTGTCCTGGGCATGTACACAAGCCCCTACAGTGCTCCCAACTACAGCGCATTCCTGCCCTATACCACCGATCTCACCCTCTTCTCTCAGATG GGATCACAGTATGAACTTAAGGATAACCCCGGTGTCCACCCAGCTGCGTTTGCTGCCCACACTGCCCCAGGTTATTACCCTTATGGGCAGTTTCAGTATGGTGATCCAGGTCGGCCGAAGAATGCCACCAGGGAAAGTACCAGCACGTTGAAAGCTTGGCTAAATGAGCACAGAAAGAACCCATATCCCACCAAGGGCGAAAAGATCATGCTGGCCATCATCACCAAGATGACCCTCACCCAGGTCTCCACTTGGTTTGCCAATGCCAGGAGGAGGCTCAAGAAAGAGAACAAGGTAACATGGGGTGCCAGGAGTAAGGAAGATGGCAATCTCTTTGGGAGTGACAACGAAGGAGACCATGAAAAAACTGAAGACGACGAGGAGATCGACCTCGAGAGCATAGATATTGATAAAATAGACGATAATGACGGAGAACAGAGCAATGAAGAGGAGGACGACAAGCCTGAGCACTTGAGGCAGAGCGACAAAGAAAGTTTAAAAAAGGAAAGCGATGTCATGTTAGCAGGGACTGATGGACTTAAATCAAAAGACTCTTTGTCACTAGTAAAAGAAAACTCTGAATCCAGCAATACCAGAATTGTGAGCCCCGGAGGACAGGGGAGTTTACAAGAAACACCTCATAACAAACCAAAAATCTGGTCTTTGGCAGAAACAGCAACCAGCCCTGATGGTGCCCTTAAGTCTTCTCCTTCTCCACCCCAAGTGAATCATACATCTCCACCAATCCAGCATCCAGCTTTCCTACCCAGCCATGGACTATACACATGCCAGATTGGCAAATTCCACAATTGGACAAATGGCGCTTTCCTCACTCAGAGTTCCCTAATAAATATGAGGTCCTTGTTAGGAGTAAATCACCATCACGCGTCTCATCATAACCACCATCACCTCCAGGCACACCAGCAAGCACCCCTCTTAGCCAACCTGGGGACACTTAACAACGACAAAGCCACAGAAAGAACCAGTCTTAAGCACACAG acaGAGAAAATGTTCCAAGGACCGACTCCCCTCCACAGCTAAAATCTTCCTTTCAGGCTGTCCGTGAAAA CTCTTTGTCACAGCAAGACGGAACACCTCGCATATTAACGGCCCTCCCTTCTGCCTGA